In Carya illinoinensis cultivar Pawnee chromosome 9, C.illinoinensisPawnee_v1, whole genome shotgun sequence, the following are encoded in one genomic region:
- the LOC122275588 gene encoding disease resistance protein RPV1-like isoform X2, translating into MANDHLYLHVAEHLVGLKPRVEDVKLRLRLGMKDTRMIGIFGVGGIGKTTLAKAIYNSIAFQFEVSFFLPIDSDAWNQVNHLVQLQNNLLSKILGDCRSLKVDNIDVGIYMIKRRFHSKRVLLILDGVDHLDQLKTLVGARDWFGKRSRIIITTRDQHLLTAHGVDSKYEMTGLNQDDAFQLFCWHAFRSEKLLDDYGEFVEQIINFAGSLPLVLTVLGSDLYGRTKKEWESALDQYRKIPHQDIQKILQTSYDRLSENEKNVFLDIKTMENGFIMSLRC; encoded by the coding sequence ATGGCAAATGATCATTTATATTTACATGTTGCTGAGCATCTCGTTGGATTAAAACCTCGTGTAGAAGATGTCAAATTGCGTTTAAGACTTGGAATGAAAGACACACGAATGATAGGAATTTTTGGAGTTGGGGGAATTGGTAAGACAACTCTAGCCAAAGCAATTTATAACTCGATTGCTTTTCAATTTGaagttagtttttttcttccaattgataGCGACGCTTGGAATCAAGTGAATCATTTGGTCCAACTGCAAAACAATCTTCTTTCTAAGATTTTAGGAGACTGTAGAAGTTTGAAGGTTGACAATATTGATGTGGGAATCTATATGATAAAGCGTAGGTTTCACTCTAAGAGAGTTCTTCTAATTCTTGATGGTGTAGACCACTTGGATCAATTAAAAACATTAGTAGGAGCACGTGATTGGTTTGGTAAAAGAAGTAGAATCATCATCACAACAAGAGATCAACACTTGTTGACTGCTCATGGAGTCGATTCAAAATATGAGATGACGGGATTGAATCAAGATGATGCTTTTCAACTATTTTGTTGGCATGCTTTCAGAAGTGAGAAACTGCTTGACGATTATGGAGAGTTTGTAGAACAGATCATAAATTTTGCTGGGAGCCTTCCACTAGTTTTAACAGTGCTTGGCTCGGATTTATATGGTCGAACTAAAAAAGAGTGGGAAAGTGCATTGGATCAGTACAGGAAAATCCCTCACCAAGATAttcaaaaaatacttcaaaCGAGTTATGATAGATtaagtgaaaatgaaaagaatgttTTTCTTGACATAAAAACAATGGAGAATGGCTTTATAATGTCATTGAGATGCTAG